The Candidatus Woesearchaeota archaeon genome includes the window CAAAGAAGAACCTATTTGAAATGAATTACGAGCAGTGCGGGAAATGGATGAAGGGCGAGGATATTGAGGCAGCAGGGCATGATGAGATTTCAAATGACAATTCAGGGTTCCTGATAATGAAATACCAGAATAATTTTCTCGGCTCAGGAAGGTACAAGGAAGGGAGAATAATAAACTTTGTCCCGAAGACGAGAAGGTTAAAGGAGCTTTGCTAATTTCCTACTGATTTTATCTTCTCAATTACGTTCTGATAATCATTGTAATTCATGCTCTCAACAAGCTTTTCAAGAGTAATAGGAGAGATGGAAAGCGCAGTTATCCTTTTCTCTGCCTGCCTTTTTGTGAGCCCAAAAAGTTTACCAAAAATCTCCCTCAATGCGTTTTTCAGCTTCTTGTCCCTCTGAAGGTAAAAGCTTCTCACCAAAAAATTCTCAAGGCGCTCATTTCCTGACAGAGCATCAGAAGGGGAATCCTGCTCCTTTCTTATGATTGAGACAACTACTGTCCTTGCCCTTGGAATAGGGTAAAATGACTCTCGCTCAATCTCAAACTCAACTTTGATGTCAAGGAATGCGTCGGAAAAAAGCCCGAGCTTTGTCTTCTTGGAAAGAACTGAATCCACAAATTTCTTTGGAAGCAGGAGAACTGCCCCCGAATAATCAAGAGTGAAAAGCTTGTTCAGCAGGGGCTCGCATATTGCAAACGGGGTGCTTGAGAAAATCTTTGTAAAGGGAATGGCGTCAAGAAGCGCAATTGCATCAGCGTTCATAGGCTCAATGTAAGATGATTTTCCAATCTCGTTTTTCAGGACAGAAAATGCCTTTTTGTCAATCTCAACTGCATATATCCTTTTGCATTTGGGAATCTCTTTTGTAATTGTCCCGATTCCTGCGCCTATCTCAAAGATAACATCATCCTTCTCAACCTCAAGAATGCCGGTTATTCTCCTTATCAGCTTCCTGTCGTAGATGAAGTGCTGGTCAAGGCTTGGATTGGGATGAAAGGCATGCGCTACCAAACCCCGTTCAATTCCTCTCTTGTCAGATTCTTCATCCTCAAGAATTTCTTTTGCATTTCTCATTTTTCCTCAGCAAGCTCTATCTCAATCATGAATTCTGGATTTTTCAGCTTTTTAACAAAAGCCCTTCCGATATCCTTTGCAGCCTTGTCTGCATCATTTCCAAGAGTTCTTTCAGAGAGAAAAAAACCTTTCCTTATTACAATCTCCTCCTGTGAAGAGAAATCCGGGTTTGGCTTGCAGGATATTTCTTCAAGAAATCCGTTTCCGCTTATCTTGATTATCATTCTCTTTTCTTTTGGAATTTTTTTAAGAAACTTCCTTATCTCAGAAAGCGAAAAGTCAGAGCGCACTGCAAGGATGCAGTCGCCCCTTTTCGTGAGATTCCCGTGCTTTGTGAATTCAATTGTATTCCTGTGAAGGGAAAGGACATTCCAATGCCCGTAAGCGTGAAATACTACTGAATCTGCCATTTTTACCAGCCATAACTCTAATAAATAAAAAAAAGAATCTTACAAAATATCCTCAATCGGCTTTTTCGGCTTCTTGTGCTCTGGCTGCTCAGCCCCGGATTCCTCCTTTGTCAGGTCAATTCCCAGCTCCTGAAGCGCTTTTATGTGCATCTGCATAAGCTGCTCAACTATTGAGAGAGTCCTTGAGAATTCCTGCCTTTCCTTTGCAAGAGTTGCAAGTGAGCCCTTGTGGAATCCAATCTGCTCATCCCTGCTCATCTGAACTTTCTTTTCGCCTGGTTTTTCTTCCTTTGCTCCTGCCATTTTTGCACCTCGAAACAATAAATTCCTGATTTCACAGATATTTAATTGTATTGGTTTATTATGATTAAACTCCCCACAGGGGATTTTCCTTTCTCATAATCATCATTATTTCCCGCATTGCATCAATCTCATCGCTTTTCAGGAACTGCTTCATTTCCTTAAGCTTCCTGAATTCATTTTCTGTGAGGACTGAATATAAGAAATCCCCCCCGTTAATCTGCCTTCCGACAGTTACCTTTTCAAGGCTTACTGCAACCTGCTTTCCCTTTTCAGCAGAGTGAATGCTCTCCTTCTCTGCCTGGATTGCTTTTATCCTTGTTATGCTTTTGCCTTCTTTCATAAGGGGCGTTCCAACATGTATCATCCCAAGAATTACATCAACACCTACAACAGCCGGGTTGTTCTTCCTGAAGATGAACTGGGGCATTATCTGGATTTTGCATGGGCGGACAACTGAGCTCATTGCCTTTTCCTGAATTTCATGCTCCCTTCCCTTTCTCCACTCCTCAAAATTGTCAATTAAGCTGTAGATTATCTCTGAAGAGAGTATCTTAACCTGCGAATCCTTTATGATTTCCTTTGCCTCAGGGTCAAGGGGAACATTGAAGGAAAGTATAACTGCATTAAGAGGATTTGACTCAATGCTTGACTGCGCCTCAGTTATGTCCTTCTTGCTTATTGCGCCAACAGTTGCGCGCCTTATTGAGATTCCCTTGCTTTTCAAAATGGAAATCATTGCCTCAAGGGAGCCAAGGCTTTCTGCTTTTACAATTATTCCCTGGCATTCCATCTCAATCACAACCTCGCTTACCTCTGACTGGACAGCCTCTTTTGTTTCCTCAAGGTTCTTTTCAGAGCAGGACATAAGGGGCATTCCTGAAATAACCCCTTCTGTGTCAGAAGCCATAATCCTAACAGCTGCTGCTGCAAAAACCTTCTCAACAGGCACAAGCGCATATCTCTTGTCTTTCCTGTGGGGAATCACCTGCTCAGACAGCCCCCTTACCTTTGAAACAATAGGCTTTTCCAGCCCCGCTATTACAATTGTGTCATTCTTGCTGAGCATCCCATCATAAATTATGACATCGAGCATATTCCCTATTCCCGGCTCTTCCTTAACCTCAAGAATTGAGCCCTTTGCAAAGCCAAATGAGCTGCACTTTAAGGATTCTGAAAGGTAGCGCTGGGCAAGCCCTATGACAAGAGAGAGCATCTCAGGAATCCCTTCATGGGTGGTTGCAGAGACAGGAACTATTGAAATCTGCTTTGTGAAGTTCTCAACCCTGTCAAACCTCTCTGACTCAAAGCCGAGC containing:
- a CDS encoding DUF371 domain-containing protein, encoding MADSVVFHAYGHWNVLSLHRNTIEFTKHGNLTKRGDCILAVRSDFSLSEIRKFLKKIPKEKRMIIKISGNGFLEEISCKPNPDFSSQEEIVIRKGFFLSERTLGNDADKAAKDIGRAFVKKLKNPEFMIEIELAEEK
- the infB gene encoding translation initiation factor IF-2 — its product is MPEETKETKEMGKDGECHIRSPICVFEGHVDHGKSSLLDAIRGSSIVQSEPGRITQSIGAYMVPIDKIKAMCGRLISLGKVEFSVPGLLFIDTPGHAAFSSLRKRGGSLADFAVVVVDINEGFMPQTIEAVEILKANKTPFIIAANKIDLIPGWASNSEMLLKNILNQNPEVQRILDERIYQFVEQLYKLGFESERFDRVENFTKQISIVPVSATTHEGIPEMLSLVIGLAQRYLSESLKCSSFGFAKGSILEVKEEPGIGNMLDVIIYDGMLSKNDTIVIAGLEKPIVSKVRGLSEQVIPHRKDKRYALVPVEKVFAAAAVRIMASDTEGVISGMPLMSCSEKNLEETKEAVQSEVSEVVIEMECQGIIVKAESLGSLEAMISILKSKGISIRRATVGAISKKDITEAQSSIESNPLNAVILSFNVPLDPEAKEIIKDSQVKILSSEIIYSLIDNFEEWRKGREHEIQEKAMSSVVRPCKIQIMPQFIFRKNNPAVVGVDVILGMIHVGTPLMKEGKSITRIKAIQAEKESIHSAEKGKQVAVSLEKVTVGRQINGGDFLYSVLTENEFRKLKEMKQFLKSDEIDAMREIMMIMRKENPLWGV